Within Candidatus Thorarchaeota archaeon, the genomic segment TGTTCATTGAACTGCTCTCGGGAACCGTTGCATATTTTGCAGCACCGATGGTATTCGTATCATGGCGGCTTCTCATCATTTTCATAGTCACCCACTACGAGACCATGTGGTCTGTCTTTGTCCTGCCCTCTACAATGATCTTGATGTTCGTAGCGACTCTCCCTGGTATATCTGGGACGGCTCTTATCGGCATAGTCTATCCTACAGTGACCACCACAGGCTATCTTACACAAGCACAGGGTATGTTATGGTCGCTTACTGTAGTGAGTCTCTGTGTGGCCGCATTAGTACACGAAGTAAAGCGGCATCTGGAGCGATTTACCTGAATAGGCTATAGCGATCGTCTTGTGCACCTTTCTGATAAAGCCACGATCGACCGAGTACGAAGTCCCCTCAGTCAAAGCCTGTGTTCCATTGTTCCAGCGATATGGTCACACTATGAGGGATATACTCTTAACGTTCAGTCCACTGTGAGCCTAGTCGAGACAGACTTTAATGGACCTGATGAAGGTGCCCCTGCACAACATCGAGCGGCTCAACTTCCTGGAGTGTAACGGGAGGTGAGTTTTCACACATAGTTGTCATCACGTCATTGCTTATAAGTAAAATACTGACCTGAGAAATTGGTGTACACTATGAGTGACCTTCGTCCACCCGTTAACCTGAAGATTGCAACGATGGTTGATCTTGCGAGAATGCTGGCAACATGGTCCCAGCGCGACCACCCTGCATCTCTGATACATTTCGAGAATGAGGGCAAACACATCTATGGCACCCTTCTCTCTCATCATGGGTATTATGAGATGTACGGCCTACCGTTATGGATCTATGTTGAGACCGATGAGGCTCCTGCGGGAAGCTTTCTGTCGTACAAGTCTCGACCAAAAGAAGAGATTCGTTTTGTTGAGACCATAGAGTCAGAGCCTATGGTGCTACATTTTCCGCTGGTCAATCTCTCAGAAAAGCTCTCTATCCTTGATCTGTAGAGCGTGACCGCGTGGACCAAAAGGTCCCTTTTGACCGTAGCCACTCACGTAGGTTTCGAAGAATCAGACCATGGTCGAAACCAAGATCCATGGTCTCCGTTTCTTTTATTTTAAACCACTTTGCCTCAGCAGCATCGTCGCCGCCCACTGGTTCTCCTTCAATCCGTTCGGCCACAAATACAACGGTCAATATGTGTTTTCGAGGATCTCTCTCAGGCGCACTATAGACTCCCAAGATGTCTACAAGCCTGACCGAGACCCCGGTCTCCTCAAGGACCTCCCTGACTGCGGCCTCCTCGGCGGTCTCACCATATTCGATAAATCCACCCGGCAATACCCATGAGCCCTTGTGCGGTTCGTGGCCGCGTTTCACGAGAATGATATTCTCTCCGTCTATGATTGCAACATCGACTGTTGGTGTGGGACTACGATACATCAATACATCTCCCTTGGTGATGCTCTGGCAAAGTTGACAAGTGTGATTATTGCAAAGATTAGAAATGCAAGCCAGACGACTAATGTGACGATGAGTAGATTGGTCTTGAAGAAGATCTCGACGAGCAGGAACAGCACGACTATTGTGAGGTTCGAGGCCCCGCCTAGGGTGCTGCTGTCCGCGACACCGAGAGCACGCTTGACGATTATCAGAATCACGACGATTCCGAGGGATACCCAGTTGATGTAGGTTGTAAAGACCCATGACATATCAAGGAATGGCAACACACCAAATGGCGTAATGATTGGTGGTAGGTAGACTATGGTGAACACGATAAAGAGAAGTGCCTCCATCAGTCTGATACGCCCTGTTGGTGGTTCAGTGTAGATGGTGCCAAGGAGTCCCTTTTCATACTGCTGAGCCCCGAAATAGATGAAGTGGATGGGTGCTCCGATACTTAAGGCGTTGACGAGGCACTGTGCTATCCCGTATACGATTCCAAATCCTGATGTGCTCCACGTCGTTAACATGAGATTCCAGATCTGGAGATACTGTGGGATGAACGCAAGCATGATGTACCCCGGGAGGATGCATAGTGCAATTGCGATGATTCCCGTGATGATGGCGGCGAACCTTCCAAGATTGAATTTTCCTACAGCGATCGCGTGTCCCATATTTCCTGCAAAGACCAACCCACCTATTACTGCAATCGGCGCACTAATGATGGGCATTACAAAGAAGATCATCACAAAGGCCGCATTGAGTCCGTAAAACACCCTCCAGCGGAGAGGGACTGCTGTTGTGCTCTCTCTCAACAGATAGATCGTATTTGATATACGGTATCGATTGAAATAGAGAATTCCCACCCATGTCACCGAAAAGACTGTCGGGACGATAATATTGTTGAATAATATATTGAGCAGTGGCTCCCCAAATGGTGTGATCTGAAAGGGGAGTACAAACATGAGCAGGAAGAAATAGAACGGTGTGGCAATCCACAGTGCTACAACAATAACGCGAGTCATTAACCAGTCTGGGCTCATCCGACCACCGTTCTAAAGGAGTCCTCCGCATCTCATATAAGTATGCTCGACATTGTATTAGATAGCATTACGGAGGGTTCTCAATGCTAAAGAGGAAGCTCTCGGCCGCCGCATATGTTCGAAAGACACGGCTTATCGTGGGTCTTGACCTGACAGTCTCCTTTCCTGTTGGGGGCGGGCCAATCGTCGAGTCAGAGAAGCAGCGTATTGAAAAGGATGCACTGAAGATCATCTCGGAGACTGCGGAGTCTGTCGTGGCCTTCAAGATCAATCGTCATCTTCTTCTCCCCTTGGGGCTGTTTGATCGGATTCCACGAATACTTGATGCAATTCATGATCAGGGTCTTCCCGCAATCATGGACTGTAAGATCAATGATATCGGGAACACGAACGAGGTCATCACTCGCTATTATCTTGATGCGGGTTTTGACGCAGTGATAGCGAACCCTTTTGTGGGTTGGGATGGGGGTCTCGCACCCGTGTTCAAGACCGCCCGTGATCGCAAGAAGGGTGTGATTCTCCTATGCTATATGTCGCATCCCGGTGCCAGTGAAGGATATGGACTCATGGTTGCCACTGATGAGAAGAAGAAAAAGCATGATGCTTTCTATAGGGTCTTTGCCAAGAATGCTCTACAATGGGAGGCTGATGGGGTCATCGTTGGTGCGACAGCGCCGGACAAGATACGTGAGGTACGACAGATTCTTGGTGATGAGGTTCCTATCATCAGTCCCGGTGTTGGGGCACAAGGTGGAAGCGCCGCCGATGCCATCAATGCGGGGGCCAGTTACATCATTGTTGCACGTTCGATCATCAATGCCCCTGATCCACGGGCGAAGGCACAGGAGATCGCAGCTCAGACTTGGAGCCAGTAAGATGTCTTTCATTTGTTGGTGTGCCTCTTTTCATATGTACACTCTTGTACAACGACGCTCGGATAGTAGCAGTCCATTGTCATCCCCATCAGAAACAGATAAAGGACTCATACGTTCGCCACACCTGTACATGACTATGTATCCGTTTAGCGCAAGTGTTTTCTCACACTATGGAGCGGACAGATAAATGAATGGTGAAAATAATTTTGCTCTGGCCACTTGGACCAGCTTTATTGCAGAATCACAGATTCGTGCTCTCTTAAAGTACAAAGTGAAATATTATTTTGCTGGTGGGAAGCCCGGTGTTATTCCCACTGATGCCTTTTCACAGATCCTGGCTGATCTCAGCGAGCTGTATAAAGAGAATCCCGCTCTTGCCATCGAGGACCTCAATTATGGGCCGACTGGTGGTCAACCGTGGTTTCTCAAGACTCTTGCAAAGCGTCTTCATGATGTACGTGGCATCCACATAGATCCCGAGACCGAATGGGATGCTGTGTCGATCACAAATGGGTCACAGCAGGCGCTCTATACCCTGTTGGACACGTTGATTGATCCCGGCGATGTCATCATCACTCCCTCTCCCTCATACCTTGGCTTTCTCGTTCCAGCAGTCAAACTTGGCGCGAGGTTAGTCACGGTGCCAACCGACCTTGATGGTATCATCCCCGAATTTGTTGAGAAGGCTATCCAACTATCAATGATCAAGTTCGGCAAGACTCCAGACATGCTCTATGTTGTCTCGGACTCTGATAACCCCAAGGGCACTACATTGCCTATGGACCGCCGACGGGCTCTCTTTGATATCTGTGAGAGTCATAACATACTTCTTGTTGAGGACTCTGCTTATGCGGAGATCCAGTTCAAGAAGACACCCCCTGCCATCAAGACCCTTGACAAGGAGAATTCTCGGGTGGCTTATCTGGGTACTACCAGCAAAGAGGCTGCGGTACTTCGGGTTGGCTATTCAGTGTTACCTCCAGCCATCAAAGAACAGGTCTTGAAAGACAAGGGCTATCTCGATCTATGTACATCCACTCTTGTCCAACGCATCTTGGATGAATACTACTCCAAGTATATCGACGAGGCCATGCGGAAAGGCGTTCCTGAATACGAGCGTCGGTACCGCGCTATGGCAAAGGCGATGGACGAATCGTTCCCTGCTGGTGATAGGACCGATCCCACTGGTGGCTTCTTTATCTGGTGGGAGAGTGAAAAGAAGGACTTTGACAGCAAGAAGTTCATGATGGACGTTGCCATACCAAATGATGTCCTCTTCGTGCCAGGAGGTCCCTTCTATCCGATTACAGGCTATAGCATAACCGAGGACGGTACCGATTTAGTTGAGAGCAAGGCCGAACCTAACACAATGCGTATTGGTTTCTCCTATGCGACAGAAGATATCATTGAGATGG encodes:
- a CDS encoding NUDIX hydrolase — protein: MYRSPTPTVDVAIIDGENIILVKRGHEPHKGSWVLPGGFIEYGETAEEAAVREVLEETGVSVRLVDILGVYSAPERDPRKHILTVVFVAERIEGEPVGGDDAAEAKWFKIKETETMDLGFDHGLILRNLREWLRSKGTFWSTRSRSTDQG
- a CDS encoding orotidine 5'-phosphate decarboxylase; translated protein: MLKRKLSAAAYVRKTRLIVGLDLTVSFPVGGGPIVESEKQRIEKDALKIISETAESVVAFKINRHLLLPLGLFDRIPRILDAIHDQGLPAIMDCKINDIGNTNEVITRYYLDAGFDAVIANPFVGWDGGLAPVFKTARDRKKGVILLCYMSHPGASEGYGLMVATDEKKKKHDAFYRVFAKNALQWEADGVIVGATAPDKIREVRQILGDEVPIISPGVGAQGGSAADAINAGASYIIVARSIINAPDPRAKAQEIAAQTWSQ
- a CDS encoding PLP-dependent aminotransferase family protein, with product MNGENNFALATWTSFIAESQIRALLKYKVKYYFAGGKPGVIPTDAFSQILADLSELYKENPALAIEDLNYGPTGGQPWFLKTLAKRLHDVRGIHIDPETEWDAVSITNGSQQALYTLLDTLIDPGDVIITPSPSYLGFLVPAVKLGARLVTVPTDLDGIIPEFVEKAIQLSMIKFGKTPDMLYVVSDSDNPKGTTLPMDRRRALFDICESHNILLVEDSAYAEIQFKKTPPAIKTLDKENSRVAYLGTTSKEAAVLRVGYSVLPPAIKEQVLKDKGYLDLCTSTLVQRILDEYYSKYIDEAMRKGVPEYERRYRAMAKAMDESFPAGDRTDPTGGFFIWWESEKKDFDSKKFMMDVAIPNDVLFVPGGPFYPITGYSITEDGTDLVESKAEPNTMRIGFSYATEDIIEMGIPRLGKLLTKELG